The genomic segment TCACTAATCATAATAGTATTGCTTAATGCGATAACAAATCTACGTTTTACAGCTTTATTTATCAATTTAATATATTTTTATTGAATTATATTTGCTTAATAAGGCAAATATAAATAATTTTGTTCTATTGATAAATAAGGCAAAAAATAATTTATATGTTAGATACTACCAACACAAATAACTACAGCTACACAACAAAGCATTTAGAAATACACATTTTAGGCGGTATTAGAACTAATAAATTAGAAAGCTTACGAGTAACATTATCTATCCAAAAAGTAAAACAACATCAAATTTTAAGACAAAGTATAGATTTATACAATGATAATCAAGTAGAGAAATTTATACGAAAAGTAGCAGAACGATTAGAAATAGGTACAAGCGTTATTAGAAAAACATTACAAGAATTAACACACGAATTAGAGAACTACAGATTTTTACTCATTAGCAATGAGGAGCAAGCAAACAAACCATTTGTAAAACAGCTCTCGGCTTCCGAGGAAAAAGAAGCTATTAGTTTTTTAAAAAAGGGGAAATTGCTAGAGAGAACCAACGAGTACATCAACAAGAGCGGCGTAATTGGCGAAGTCAATAACCGCCTTTTGATGTACTTAATTTTTACATCAAGAAAAACCAACAACCCATTACACTGTATTAGTTTAGGAAGTTCTGGAACAGGAAAAACACATTTACAAAGTAAGATTGCAGAACTCATTCCAGAAGAAGATAAAGTAGAAATTACAGTATTATCAGCCAACGCATTTTATTATTTTAATAGAACAGAACTACAACACAAACTTATTTTAATAGAAGATTTAGACGGCGCATTATCAGTACTCTATCCATTAAGAGAATTACAATCCAAGAAAAGAATTACCAAAACAGTTGTACATAAAGATGCGCAAGGCAATACAAAAACCATCCATTTAACAGTAGAAGGTCCAGTAAGTGTAGCAGGTTGTACTACACAAGAGAGCATTTACGAGGATAACAGTAATAGAAGTTTTTTACTGTACATAGATGAAAGTCAAGAACAAGATAATCGAATAATGAATTATCAGAGATTAGCAACCTCAGGTAAATTAGATGAACAATCAGAATACAAATCCAAAGAAATTTTAAAGAATGTACAGCGAGTATTAAAACCTATAAAAGTCATCAATCCTTTTGCAGAATATTTAGAGCTTCCTCAATTAGTTTTTAAACCAAGACGTACAAACTCACACTACTTGCAATTTATAAACGCCATTACATTCTATAAGCAATATCAAAGAGAGAAGAAATATAATAAAGATACTGGAGAAGAATATATAGAAACTACCATAGAAGATATTGAAGAAGCCAATGAATTAATCACAGAAGTATTATTACGAAAATCTGATACCATTACAGGAGCAACAAGAAACCACCTAGAAAACTTAAAAAAGTATTTACAAGAAAATAAGCAAACTACGTTTACCAGTTCAGAAATCAGAAGAAATTTAAGAGTAAAAGAAACTACATTAAGAAGATACAACAAACAATTATTAGCAGAGAGTTATATTAAAAAAGTAAAAGGTAAAAAAGGGCAATTGTATCATTATGAAATTATTGACATAAACGAATATAAAGAACTTAAAAATCAGATAGACAAAGCATTACACGATTGTATTGCTAATATCAACCTCGCTACTTCGTCATAAGTTCGCCACTATAAAAATGGCGAAGTTAAATAACTGGTTAAAAGAAATTTAATTCTACCTCGCCACCAAACTCTAAAAAAGGTTAAGAGATGAAAAAATTAAAGTTAAAAAATAGTAGTTATAAAGCATTGGTAATTAATTACAAAGAATGGTTAGACATATTAGGTTTTACAGAAAAGAGTGTTTATAGTTATCCACGATTTTTACAAGAGTTTTTTTATTATTTAGAACAACATCATATTAATAGTGTAGAAAATATTACAAGAACCATAGTTAAAGAATATTACAAAGAATTACAACAAAGACCCAATCAAAAACGAAGTGGTGCATTAAGTAAAAGTTCTCTAAACTCACATCAAAATGCGTTGCGAAAATTTAAAGAATACCTACAAAAACATAGTGCAAAAAATATAGCTATCCATTTAAAACCAGAACGTATAAATCGATTAGAAATTATTAATATCCTCACACAAGAAGAAGCAAAAGAACTCTTTAAAGCAACCCAATTTAGCAGTCCATTTACACACATACAACAAAGAGATAAAGCAATGTTAGTATTATTATATAGTTGTGGTTTACGCAGAAATGAAGCAGTACAATTAAATATCAAAGATGTGCTTTTTGATAAAGAAATTCTACACGTTAGAAAAGGAAAAAATTATAAAGAAAGATTAGTACCTATCAATTTATACAACTTGGAAATACTAGAAGAATATATTTATGATGCAAGAATACAGTTTAAAGATTATAGAGAAAGTGAAGCCTTATTAATAGGAAATTACGGAACACGTTTAGAAGGAAATACATTAGCAAGTAGATTAAGAGCAATTGTAAAAGCAACGAACAATCAAGAAATTATTGACAAGCGTATCTCTCCTCATAGATTACGTCATTCTATTGCGACACATTTTTTAGAAGCAGGTATGAACATTGAAGATATCAAACAATTTTTAGGTCATAGTCATTTAGAAACAACACAAATTTATACGCATTTAGTAAAGAAATTATGAGTTATAAAGAATACTTACAAAAAGAACAACACAGTACAATTAGCATACAGCGTTATGTTTGGAGATTAACCGATTATAAAAATTGGTGTAAAAACAGCAATTACAATCCACAATTAATAGACTATAAAACTTTACTACAATACATCAAATATCTACAAGCCAAAAACTGGAAACCAGAAAGTGTAAACAATCAAATACGAGGCATCAAATATTATTACGATTATTTAATAGCAAAAAACATAAGAATAGACAATCCTGCTGAAGATGTGAAAGTAAAACGAACAAGAATTAAAGTATTAGCAAATCTATTATCCACAGACGAATTAGAAGATTTATATTACAGTTATGAAACCGAAAATATTAACGATTTTTATTTTACAGCAACAGCTAAAAGAAATAAAGTAATTACAGGTTTAATTGTTTATCAAGCTTTAAATAATGGCACATTAGCAAAATTGCAAGTAGATGATTTACAGTTATACAAAGGTAAAATAGATGTTCCAAGTACCAAAAGAAGCAACCCAAGAACCTTACTATTAA from the Polaribacter cellanae genome contains:
- a CDS encoding tyrosine-type recombinase/integrase; the encoded protein is MKKLKLKNSSYKALVINYKEWLDILGFTEKSVYSYPRFLQEFFYYLEQHHINSVENITRTIVKEYYKELQQRPNQKRSGALSKSSLNSHQNALRKFKEYLQKHSAKNIAIHLKPERINRLEIINILTQEEAKELFKATQFSSPFTHIQQRDKAMLVLLYSCGLRRNEAVQLNIKDVLFDKEILHVRKGKNYKERLVPINLYNLEILEEYIYDARIQFKDYRESEALLIGNYGTRLEGNTLASRLRAIVKATNNQEIIDKRISPHRLRHSIATHFLEAGMNIEDIKQFLGHSHLETTQIYTHLVKKL
- a CDS encoding tyrosine-type recombinase/integrase produces the protein MSYKEYLQKEQHSTISIQRYVWRLTDYKNWCKNSNYNPQLIDYKTLLQYIKYLQAKNWKPESVNNQIRGIKYYYDYLIAKNIRIDNPAEDVKVKRTRIKVLANLLSTDELEDLYYSYETENINDFYFTATAKRNKVITGLIVYQALNNGTLAKLQVDDLQLYKGKIDVPSTKRSNPRTLLLKPWQVIELMEYINEYRPKIQQHIKLYNDTLFPLNTNQFNTILNSIIKKLKQINYKVENLQQLRASVITDWLTKHNIREVQQMCGHKYIGSTERYQQDNLENLQEAITKFHPIN